A stretch of bacterium DNA encodes these proteins:
- the rpsP gene encoding 30S ribosomal protein S16, whose translation MSTTIRLTRMGRKQRPFYRLIVTDSRNRRDGAYLANLGYYNPFAEPLEVKLHEQEIIAWLRKGATVSETARSLMRREGVLLRWELLRQGLSVDEVEARVSAWKSDLDGRLGAKAQAKAEQDRKAKAEAVAAKKAAEEAAAAAEAAAAKQAAAEAAAAAEAEAAAAEAVVVEETTAEGDAPAEES comes from the coding sequence GTGTCGACCACGATTCGTCTGACCCGCATGGGTCGCAAGCAGAGGCCCTTCTACCGGCTGATCGTCACCGACAGCCGCAACCGGCGCGACGGCGCCTACCTGGCGAACCTGGGCTACTACAACCCCTTCGCCGAGCCGCTGGAAGTGAAACTGCACGAGCAGGAGATCATCGCCTGGCTGCGCAAAGGCGCCACGGTCAGCGAGACCGCCCGCTCCCTGATGCGCCGCGAGGGCGTCCTGCTGCGGTGGGAGCTGCTGCGGCAGGGCCTGTCCGTCGACGAGGTCGAGGCCCGCGTTTCGGCCTGGAAGAGCGACCTCGACGGCCGCCTCGGCGCCAAGGCCCAGGCCAAGGCCGAGCAGGATCGCAAGGCGAAGGCCGAAGCCGTCGCCGCCAAGAAGGCCGCCGAGGAGGCCGCCGCCGCCGCCGAAGCCGCCGCGGCCAAGCAGGCCGCCGCGGAAGCCGCGGCCGCCGCCGAGGCCGAAGCCGCCGCCGCCGAAGCCGTCGTTGTCGAAGAGACGACCGCCGAGGGCGACGCGCCCGCGGAAGAGAGCTGA
- a CDS encoding KH domain-containing protein: MSKAMELVSYIAVNLVDHPEDVRIQSLERDGEEVFLVQVHPDDVGQIIGKGGATVKAVRGLLQAVGLRVDRRFGFEIANEQ, translated from the coding sequence ATGAGCAAGGCCATGGAACTGGTCTCGTACATCGCGGTGAACCTGGTCGACCATCCCGAGGACGTGCGCATCCAGTCCCTGGAGCGCGACGGCGAGGAGGTCTTCCTGGTGCAGGTGCATCCGGACGACGTGGGCCAGATCATCGGCAAGGGGGGCGCGACCGTGAAGGCGGTGCGCGGCCTGCTGCAGGCCGTGGGTCTGCGGGTCGACCGGCGCTTCGGCTTCGAGATCGCGAACGAGCAGTAG